The following are encoded together in the Clostridia bacterium genome:
- a CDS encoding GGDEF domain-containing protein: MASEKGIRIANLISRPYVCAGLCLIAYSVPLAKELFDGEGPLANLVWYAYIFPAILLSYNYGLRGGVANAITSAAIAVPAECYEHFYRHSHDFIAAETLDSFLMVGLTSVMSLAVGVMADSLKQKEHEAKQRYEASIRDALTGLYNYGFFQERLQAEFEAARRSHWPLTLLFVDVDRFKEYNDTFGHFVANQALYEIAQTLRATFRETDIVARYGGDEFAVILPRTGPQEAEAIAERALRNIAAARLPQGCLTVSVGIATYPNQANDVRSLVEFSDEALYQAKGKGRNVVVVCSDAISLADQPGGFLVAEQ, translated from the coding sequence ATGGCTTCTGAGAAGGGTATCCGCATCGCCAACCTGATAAGCAGGCCTTATGTGTGCGCTGGCCTATGCTTAATTGCTTACTCGGTGCCTTTAGCCAAAGAACTCTTTGATGGCGAGGGGCCCTTGGCCAATTTGGTCTGGTATGCCTATATATTTCCTGCCATCTTGTTAAGCTATAACTATGGCCTGCGCGGGGGAGTGGCCAACGCCATCACCAGCGCGGCCATTGCTGTGCCGGCCGAATGCTACGAGCATTTTTACCGCCATTCCCATGATTTTATAGCCGCCGAGACCTTAGATAGCTTTCTAATGGTGGGGCTGACGTCGGTCATGTCGCTAGCAGTAGGGGTCATGGCCGATAGTCTCAAACAGAAGGAACACGAGGCCAAACAGCGTTATGAGGCCAGCATTCGCGATGCCCTAACCGGCCTTTATAATTATGGCTTCTTTCAGGAGCGACTCCAGGCGGAATTCGAAGCCGCCCGCCGGTCCCATTGGCCGCTAACGCTCCTATTCGTTGATGTAGACCGCTTCAAGGAGTACAACGATACCTTCGGGCACTTTGTAGCCAACCAGGCCCTCTATGAGATTGCCCAGACCTTGCGGGCGACTTTTCGCGAGACTGACATTGTAGCCCGCTATGGGGGCGATGAATTTGCAGTTATCCTGCCCCGGACTGGTCCCCAGGAAGCTGAGGCTATTGCCGAAAGGGCCCTGAGGAATATTGCCGCGGCTCGGCTCCCCCAAGGTTGCCTAACCGTGTCGGTAGGAATCGCCACTTACCCGAACCAGGCTAATGACGTGAGGAGCTTAGTGGAGTTCAGCGATGAGGCCCTCTACCAAGCTAAGGGCAAGGGGCGAAACGTCGTAGTCGTCTGCTCCGATGCCATCTCGCTAGCGGATCAGCCGGGAGGGTTTCTGGTAGCGGAACAGTAG
- a CDS encoding HD domain-containing protein: MDTGHLLHYLNDLLEYGPDLLEHSLGVASYALFIAEIIGVDGQHLPCLVTGALLHDLGKTKVERRIIYKPGPLNDVEWAKVRMHPLVGAAILSSRGMARVVRPPLPGGSTPVPTPLDIVLLHHEHWQGTGYYGYQGEDIPLGARIVALADALDAMTAFRPYRKPLSPDQVVTEVRKGSGRQFDPDLAKPMVKALQRGAQLPPTPRTANGLIELLYRSLLTRGGGMGSMALDRRNRERLLALVLALDALSSGEKAMRS; the protein is encoded by the coding sequence CTGATCTTTTAGAACACAGCCTGGGGGTAGCTAGTTATGCGCTCTTCATAGCCGAAATCATCGGGGTGGATGGTCAGCACCTCCCTTGTTTGGTCACTGGGGCACTGCTCCACGATTTGGGCAAAACCAAGGTGGAGCGGAGAATCATCTATAAGCCGGGACCTTTAAACGACGTGGAATGGGCTAAGGTAAGGATGCATCCTTTGGTTGGAGCGGCCATATTGAGCAGCCGGGGGATGGCACGGGTGGTGCGGCCACCCCTACCAGGCGGTTCTACACCGGTTCCTACTCCCTTGGACATTGTCCTTCTCCATCATGAGCACTGGCAGGGCACTGGTTATTATGGTTATCAAGGGGAAGACATTCCCCTTGGCGCTCGCATAGTAGCCCTGGCCGATGCCCTGGATGCCATGACGGCATTTCGGCCCTATCGGAAGCCTCTCAGCCCAGACCAGGTGGTGACCGAGGTCAGAAAGGGGTCTGGCCGCCAGTTTGATCCCGACCTCGCCAAACCAATGGTCAAAGCTCTCCAGCGGGGCGCCCAGTTGCCGCCAACCCCGCGTACTGCTAATGGTCTGATTGAATTGCTCTACCGGAGCCTGCTTACCCGGGGCGGCGGGATGGGAAGCATGGCGCTCGACCGGCGCAATCGGGAAAGATTGCTGGCGTTGGTACTGGCCCTGGATGCTTTGTCCAGCGGCGAGAAAGCTATGAGATCCTAG